In one window of Romboutsia hominis DNA:
- a CDS encoding ATP-dependent helicase: MISIDKLNENQKVAVEHVDGPCMVLAGPGSGKTRVITYRIANMVVNKGISPRSILAISFTKASSVEMKNRALSLSNDHRMNKVTYGTFHSVFFRILRYFEKYSLDNIFDEKSKRLLLKGILKSLNIENADDDETIGQVINEISYVKNELMDIRDFTSELLTSDEFLKAYNLYEEHKNQHNKIDFDDMLIKTYHLLKHNKSALDMVRGIYRYILVDEFQDINKVQFEVLKLIANPNNNIFVVGDEDQSIYGFRGARPDFLLEFEQYFKGTKKVLLDINYRSKDEIINIANRLIEKNENRYEKVIKCHQGEGGNVKYISPNDSEEEAVFIAKDILEEMKKDYVEYTDFAVIYRTNIQSRALVDVFMDMRIPFIVKDSIITIYDHWAAQDILAYLRIGVNPDSNKDWVRIINKPFRYISKEHVNMVKDEKNFINALINKCNLHPKQVKTINDLDIDLSYLKTLNPKNAISYIRTSLDYDRYILDYCTNRKIKTNGLIEILNELESSATNFNTIQEYLDHIERVKSELIENKNNQNSDGVIFTTMHSAKGLEFKNVYIIGATEGTIPHEKSYDINDEEKKVNQIEEERRLMYVAITRAEENIYISSPSNKYGKKVSKSRFIDDIKGATKKEIESLTIGDKIYHKRFKEGTIVQKNNNLVKVKFSDGERTLDYKVCSIKNVIYKI; this comes from the coding sequence ATGATAAGTATAGATAAATTAAATGAAAATCAAAAGGTTGCAGTAGAACATGTAGATGGACCTTGTATGGTATTAGCAGGTCCTGGATCAGGTAAAACGAGGGTTATAACATATAGGATAGCAAATATGGTAGTAAATAAAGGTATAAGCCCTCGTAGTATACTTGCTATAAGTTTTACAAAAGCATCCTCAGTAGAAATGAAAAATAGAGCGTTAAGTTTAAGTAATGATCATAGAATGAATAAGGTTACGTATGGAACATTCCATTCTGTATTTTTTAGAATACTTAGGTACTTTGAGAAATATAGCTTAGACAATATATTTGATGAAAAATCAAAGAGGCTACTACTAAAAGGCATATTGAAAAGCTTAAATATAGAAAATGCAGATGATGATGAAACTATAGGACAGGTAATAAATGAAATATCCTATGTAAAAAATGAATTGATGGATATTAGAGACTTTACATCAGAGCTATTAACTAGTGATGAATTTTTAAAAGCTTATAATCTATATGAAGAGCATAAAAACCAACATAATAAGATAGACTTTGATGATATGTTAATAAAGACATACCATTTATTAAAGCACAATAAATCGGCACTAGATATGGTTCGTGGAATATATAGATATATATTAGTAGATGAGTTCCAGGATATAAACAAGGTTCAGTTTGAGGTACTAAAACTAATAGCTAATCCTAACAATAATATATTTGTAGTGGGAGATGAAGATCAAAGTATATATGGATTTAGAGGTGCTAGGCCAGACTTTTTATTAGAGTTTGAGCAATATTTTAAAGGAACTAAAAAAGTATTATTAGATATAAATTATAGGTCAAAAGATGAAATAATAAATATAGCTAATAGATTGATAGAAAAAAATGAGAATAGATATGAAAAAGTTATAAAATGTCATCAAGGAGAAGGTGGAAATGTTAAATATATATCTCCTAATGATTCAGAAGAAGAGGCAGTATTTATAGCTAAAGATATATTAGAAGAAATGAAAAAAGATTATGTTGAGTATACTGATTTTGCTGTAATATATAGAACTAATATACAATCAAGAGCGCTAGTAGATGTATTTATGGATATGAGAATACCTTTTATAGTGAAAGATTCGATAATTACTATATATGATCATTGGGCAGCTCAGGATATATTAGCTTATTTAAGAATAGGCGTAAATCCAGATTCAAATAAAGATTGGGTTAGGATAATAAATAAACCATTTAGATATATATCAAAAGAACATGTAAATATGGTTAAGGATGAAAAAAACTTTATAAATGCTTTAATAAATAAATGTAACCTTCATCCAAAACAAGTTAAGACTATAAATGATTTGGATATAGATTTAAGTTATTTAAAAACATTAAATCCTAAAAATGCAATTTCTTATATAAGAACAAGTTTAGATTATGATAGATATATACTAGATTATTGTACAAATAGAAAAATAAAGACAAATGGTTTAATAGAAATATTAAATGAACTAGAAAGTTCTGCTACAAATTTCAATACAATACAAGAATATTTAGATCATATAGAAAGAGTAAAGTCAGAATTGATAGAAAATAAAAATAATCAAAATTCTGATGGAGTAATATTTACTACTATGCATAGTGCTAAAGGATTAGAATTTAAAAATGTATATATAATAGGAGCTACAGAAGGAACTATTCCTCATGAAAAGTCTTATGATATAAATGATGAAGAAAAAAAAGTTAATCAGATTGAGGAAGAGAGAAGGCTTATGTATGTGGCTATAACAAGAGCTGAGGAGAATATATATATAAGCTCTCCATCTAATAAATATGGAAAAAAAGTATCTAAATCTAGATTTATAGATGATATTAAAGGAGCGACTAAAAAAGAAATAGAAAGCTTAACAATAGGAGACAAAATTTATCATAAAAGATTTAAGGAAGGTACAATAGTACAAAAAAATAATAACTTAGTTAAAGTTAAGTTTAGTGATGGAGAAAGAACCTTAGATTATAAAGTGTGTTCAATAAAAAATGTAATTTATAAAATATAG